In a single window of the Anaerocolumna cellulosilytica genome:
- a CDS encoding oligosaccharide flippase family protein, producing the protein MNESGEQYSSKQIKLGAIMAYISIAVNIVAGLIYTPWMVRSIGQGDYGLYTLSVSLISMFVLDFGLGAAVTRFLSKYNSDNDQESINNLLGIVSKLFFVLDIIISVVLVIVYFLIGSIYQQLTFEEIIKLKVIYVITASFSVISFPFTTLNGILTSYEKFIYQKGCDLLNRMLNMALIILALSMGYGLYTLVTINAITGGINILIKLGIVRKITPVKIHLKHKSRKMLKEILGFSIWSMIITIAQRLIFNIIPTILGAFSGSISIAVFGAASTLEGFVYTFSTGINDLFLPKVSRIVLKDDNQSLLTLMIKVGRVQFVVIGLLFTGFFTIGRDFINLWLGGGFESAYLCTLFLMLPSLIELPQHIAGLAVIAVNKVRSKSFIFILTSLLNVVLSIFLTRQIGVLGAAVSISAAYLLRTAAMNVLYYKQLNLNIFTFFKECHVKMSLAFILSILTGFLLPNLITVNGWLTLGIKGLLITAVYIVFMWFLALNTYEKNLFFSAGRKLIKKILKN; encoded by the coding sequence ATGAATGAAAGCGGAGAACAGTATAGTTCAAAACAAATAAAGTTAGGCGCTATAATGGCCTATATCAGCATCGCTGTGAATATTGTTGCAGGTTTAATCTATACGCCCTGGATGGTTCGCTCCATTGGGCAGGGAGACTATGGCCTCTATACTCTGTCTGTTTCTTTAATTAGCATGTTTGTACTAGATTTTGGACTTGGGGCAGCCGTCACCCGCTTTCTGTCTAAATACAATTCTGATAATGACCAGGAGAGTATCAATAACCTCTTAGGAATTGTAAGCAAATTGTTTTTCGTACTTGATATTATTATTAGTGTTGTTTTAGTTATTGTATATTTTTTGATAGGATCAATTTATCAACAACTTACCTTTGAAGAGATTATAAAGCTTAAAGTAATCTATGTTATAACCGCCTCCTTTAGTGTAATTTCCTTTCCATTTACAACCCTAAACGGAATTCTGACGTCTTATGAAAAATTTATTTATCAAAAGGGTTGTGATTTATTAAACCGTATGCTCAATATGGCACTTATCATCCTAGCCTTAAGTATGGGCTATGGACTTTACACTCTGGTAACCATTAATGCCATAACCGGAGGTATCAATATACTCATAAAGCTAGGAATAGTAAGGAAAATCACACCCGTAAAGATACACCTTAAACATAAAAGCCGTAAAATGCTTAAAGAAATTCTGGGTTTTTCTATATGGTCTATGATTATAACCATTGCCCAGAGACTTATTTTTAATATCATACCAACAATACTGGGGGCATTTTCCGGCAGTATAAGCATTGCAGTCTTTGGAGCAGCTTCAACATTAGAAGGATTTGTATATACCTTTTCCACCGGAATCAATGATTTATTCCTGCCAAAAGTCTCAAGAATTGTCTTAAAAGACGATAACCAAAGCTTGTTAACACTCATGATTAAGGTCGGACGTGTCCAATTTGTAGTCATCGGTCTTTTGTTTACCGGTTTTTTTACGATTGGCAGGGATTTTATAAATCTCTGGCTTGGAGGCGGCTTTGAGAGTGCTTATCTTTGCACACTATTTTTAATGCTTCCAAGCCTGATAGAACTGCCGCAGCATATAGCCGGATTAGCCGTCATTGCTGTTAATAAGGTACGCAGTAAATCCTTTATCTTTATTCTTACCTCCCTCCTTAATGTGGTACTGTCCATTTTTCTTACACGCCAAATTGGGGTACTGGGAGCGGCTGTCTCAATTAGTGCCGCTTATCTGTTACGTACTGCGGCTATGAATGTGCTTTATTATAAACAGTTAAACCTTAATATTTTTACATTTTTTAAAGAATGCCATGTAAAAATGAGTCTTGCCTTTATTCTTTCCATACTTACCGGTTTTTTACTGCCAAATCTCATTACCGTTAATGGCTGGCTGACCCTTGGAATCAAGGGGCTATTAATCACTGCCGTTTACATTGTGTTCATGTGGTTTCTCGCCTTAAATACGTATGAAAAAAATCTATTCTTTTCTGCCGGAAGAAAACTTATAAAAAAAATACTTAAAAATTAA
- a CDS encoding NAD-dependent epimerase/dehydratase family protein, producing the protein MKILITGANGFIGKNLTAELHTSNENTLYEYDTDTEKMSLETYCRDCDFVYHLAGVNRPKNDEDYMQVNYGFTLTLLQTLQKFNNTCPVLFSSSIHASLDNPYGRSKKAGEELLSEYSKSKEVPVFIYRLPNLFGRWSRPNYNSVIATFCHNIARDLPIHIDDKAFMLNLVYIEDLIKEFVAALTGHGHKGEGDFYTIPLIYNASLGDIADLLYSFRTADRVLRFPKETFENKLYSTYLSYTQDAR; encoded by the coding sequence ATGAAGATATTAATTACAGGCGCAAATGGATTTATCGGAAAAAATCTTACAGCAGAACTACACACTAGCAATGAAAATACTTTATATGAATATGACACAGATACAGAAAAAATGTCTTTGGAAACTTATTGCCGCGATTGTGACTTTGTATATCATTTAGCAGGGGTGAACAGACCAAAAAATGATGAAGATTATATGCAGGTTAATTATGGATTTACCTTAACACTGCTTCAAACCTTGCAAAAGTTTAATAATACCTGTCCTGTTCTTTTTTCCTCTTCCATACATGCTTCCCTTGATAATCCATACGGAAGAAGTAAAAAAGCAGGAGAGGAGCTGTTATCAGAGTACAGTAAATCTAAAGAAGTTCCGGTTTTTATTTACCGGCTTCCCAATCTTTTCGGAAGATGGTCAAGACCCAATTACAATAGTGTGATAGCTACCTTCTGTCATAATATTGCACGAGACTTACCAATACATATTGATGATAAAGCTTTTATGCTGAATCTTGTATACATCGAGGATTTAATAAAAGAATTTGTGGCAGCGTTAACAGGACATGGTCATAAAGGGGAGGGCGATTTTTATACCATACCGCTTATTTACAATGCTTCTCTTGGTGATATTGCCGACTTACTATATTCCTTTCGAACAGCGGATAGAGTACTTCGGTTCCCTAAAGAAACTTTTGAAAATAAATTATATTCCACTTACTTAAGTTATACACAGGATGCCAGGTAA
- a CDS encoding EpsG family protein → MLVYLFVLTVLFMIALIKTKPDKILPDESRATAKTPPFFVFLLLSFIYFIMILKQPAVGDYRQYALHFLSSVYRPMDKFLNIMEEPAFYVLTKFMTNYTLSTFWYFAVTSAVICISVGIFINRYSDNKKYAIYFYYTIGLFAFTMAGLRQSLAMSVCLFAHEAIRKRKPLRFLLLVCLAFLFHKSAVFFLPAYLLAKIRWKTMNVLGIVAVYGFISITFNSLYQYIADWLDYSYGIEGTGNGGIFLAILLIISALAIIYKNKLLLKNPDNLIFINLHFGVLALWLFRMFTRTVERPAFYYLYSTIILLDKILDLQADNETEATNQKILVISSLFLFALFFLYRTARDRNLIPYIFI, encoded by the coding sequence ATGCTTGTTTACTTATTTGTGCTTACAGTGCTGTTTATGATTGCTTTAATAAAAACAAAGCCTGATAAAATACTGCCTGATGAAAGTAGGGCAACCGCCAAAACCCCCCCTTTTTTTGTATTTTTACTACTGTCATTTATTTATTTTATAATGATATTAAAACAACCTGCCGTAGGCGATTACAGACAATATGCCCTTCATTTTTTAAGCTCTGTCTACAGACCTATGGACAAATTCTTAAATATTATGGAGGAACCTGCTTTCTACGTACTTACTAAATTTATGACGAATTATACCTTAAGCACCTTCTGGTATTTTGCAGTTACTTCGGCGGTTATTTGTATATCTGTCGGAATCTTTATAAACAGGTACAGTGATAACAAAAAATATGCCATCTATTTTTACTATACCATTGGATTATTTGCTTTCACCATGGCGGGACTTAGACAGTCCTTAGCCATGTCTGTTTGTTTGTTTGCTCATGAAGCAATTCGAAAAAGAAAGCCTTTGCGATTTTTACTGCTAGTTTGTCTTGCATTTTTATTCCATAAATCTGCTGTGTTTTTCCTTCCTGCCTATCTTTTGGCTAAGATTCGATGGAAAACTATGAATGTCCTAGGAATTGTGGCAGTATATGGCTTTATCAGTATTACCTTTAATTCTTTATACCAGTATATCGCAGACTGGCTGGATTACAGCTATGGTATAGAGGGAACGGGTAATGGCGGAATCTTCTTAGCCATTTTGTTGATTATAAGTGCTTTAGCCATTATATATAAGAACAAACTACTGCTTAAGAATCCTGACAATTTAATCTTTATAAATTTGCATTTTGGTGTATTGGCTCTTTGGCTCTTCCGTATGTTTACCAGAACCGTGGAACGCCCTGCTTTTTATTATTTATACTCTACAATCATTCTACTTGACAAGATTCTAGATTTACAGGCTGACAACGAAACAGAAGCAACCAATCAAAAAATCTTAGTAATATCTTCTTTATTTTTATTTGCATTGTTCTTTCTATACCGTACTGCCAGAGATAGAAACTTAATACCGTATATATTTATATAA
- a CDS encoding DegT/DnrJ/EryC1/StrS family aminotransferase produces the protein MSEPINVTRSSMPDFNEYLEEIKDLWNTRWLTNMGVKHQKLEVALADYLQSSYVTLFTNGHMALENTLEAFSLTGEVITTPFTFASTTHAIVRKGLTPVFCDINKEDYTIDVTQIKKLITKKTSAILPVHVYGNVCDTIKIEELAKEYDLKVIYDAAHTFGVRIAGKSSGEFGDASVFSFHATKVFHTIEGGAVTYHDSTLQPILMGLKNFGITDYEKIDYIGGNSKMNEFQAAMGLCNLRHLKEEINKRKAVYERYHRNLSGISGITLNRIPDLVESNYAYYPVLFDGYSCTRDEIYQKLRVNGVYSRKYFYPLTSQFECYKGVTDTGDTPVAEYIAQRILTLPIYPELEFDQIDRICEIIKS, from the coding sequence ATGTCCGAACCTATAAATGTTACAAGATCGTCCATGCCGGATTTTAATGAGTACCTGGAGGAAATTAAAGATTTGTGGAATACACGATGGCTCACCAATATGGGCGTAAAGCATCAGAAACTGGAGGTTGCTCTGGCTGACTATCTACAGTCTTCCTATGTAACTCTCTTTACCAATGGACATATGGCTCTTGAGAATACCTTGGAGGCTTTTTCCCTTACCGGTGAGGTTATAACTACACCTTTTACCTTTGCCTCCACTACTCATGCCATTGTGAGAAAAGGGTTAACCCCCGTGTTTTGCGATATTAATAAAGAGGATTACACAATCGATGTAACTCAGATTAAAAAGCTTATAACGAAAAAAACCTCTGCCATACTCCCGGTTCATGTATATGGAAACGTATGTGACACAATAAAAATTGAAGAGTTAGCAAAAGAATATGATTTAAAAGTAATATATGATGCTGCACATACTTTTGGAGTACGGATTGCCGGGAAGAGCAGCGGAGAATTCGGAGATGCCTCTGTCTTTAGTTTCCATGCAACAAAAGTATTTCATACCATTGAAGGCGGTGCCGTTACTTATCACGATTCCACTTTGCAGCCAATTCTTATGGGGCTTAAGAATTTTGGAATAACCGATTACGAAAAAATAGACTACATCGGTGGAAACAGTAAGATGAATGAGTTTCAGGCGGCTATGGGTTTATGTAACCTGCGCCACTTAAAAGAAGAAATAAACAAACGTAAAGCTGTTTATGAAAGGTATCATAGGAACTTATCCGGTATATCCGGCATTACATTAAACCGGATACCGGATTTGGTAGAATCTAATTATGCTTATTATCCGGTATTGTTTGATGGCTATTCCTGCACCAGAGATGAAATATACCAAAAATTACGGGTAAATGGCGTATACTCAAGAAAATACTTCTATCCCCTAACCAGTCAATTTGAATGTTATAAAGGTGTTACAGATACGGGAGATACCCCTGTGGCTGAATATATTGCCCAAAGAATTCTTACATTGCCTATTTATCCAGAGCTTGAATTTGACCAGATAGACAGAATTTGCGAAATAATTAAATCTTAG
- a CDS encoding glycosyltransferase, whose protein sequence is MKILQINVVEGILSTGRTTRELASQLKRMGHKSYIAYSRGLIKLPGTYCIGNQTDRKIHALGSRLLGLQGYFSHLPTYHLLRYIRKVKPDIVHLRNLHGNFLNLNMLLKYLGKRDIPTVITLHDCWYFTGRCTHYTVNKCYQWQTCCLKCPNSRNTMPSWFFDKSKKMYLDKKKYFSKIKYLAVVGVSDWITREARRSYLAEYATINRIYNWVDLNSFTPREDSYIRTVFKAEDTFIILGVAAIWGQEKGLLEFITIAERFPDCLVLLVGTLDKDMVLPDNIKSIPLTLNPIALSRIYSASDVLVSLSMEESFGKIIAEACACGTPVVAYNSTASAELVTPECGYTAITNTLEDICNGIHKVKQCKKESYTNNCRQYAIKNFNLIECTKEYIKIYEALLYKKTAGSLKTVTNSKKSHIL, encoded by the coding sequence TTGAAGATATTACAAATTAATGTGGTAGAGGGTATCTTAAGTACAGGACGCACTACCAGAGAACTTGCCTCGCAATTAAAACGGATGGGACACAAAAGCTATATTGCATATTCAAGAGGTTTGATAAAATTACCCGGAACCTACTGCATTGGTAATCAGACAGACCGTAAAATTCACGCTCTGGGTTCTCGTCTTTTGGGACTCCAGGGATACTTTTCCCATCTTCCAACCTATCATCTGTTAAGATATATAAGAAAAGTGAAGCCAGACATTGTTCATCTTCGGAATCTTCATGGTAATTTTCTAAACTTAAATATGCTGTTAAAATACCTTGGAAAAAGGGATATTCCTACTGTAATCACCTTACACGACTGCTGGTATTTTACTGGAAGGTGTACTCATTATACAGTAAACAAATGCTACCAGTGGCAAACCTGCTGCTTAAAATGTCCAAACAGCCGTAATACAATGCCAAGCTGGTTTTTCGACAAGTCTAAAAAAATGTATTTAGACAAAAAAAAGTATTTTTCTAAGATTAAATATCTGGCAGTTGTAGGTGTTTCTGATTGGATTACAAGGGAGGCTAGAAGGTCTTATTTAGCTGAATATGCAACTATTAACAGAATCTACAACTGGGTAGATTTAAATTCCTTTACCCCCAGAGAAGATAGTTATATTCGTACTGTTTTCAAAGCAGAGGATACATTTATTATCCTTGGTGTAGCAGCTATATGGGGACAAGAAAAAGGATTATTAGAATTTATAACAATAGCAGAACGCTTTCCTGACTGCCTTGTACTGCTGGTTGGAACTTTAGATAAAGACATGGTACTTCCGGATAATATAAAATCAATCCCGTTAACTTTAAATCCTATAGCTCTCTCCAGAATCTATTCCGCCAGTGACGTACTAGTCTCATTGTCCATGGAGGAATCCTTTGGTAAAATAATTGCAGAGGCCTGTGCCTGCGGCACTCCGGTTGTCGCATATAATTCTACCGCTTCTGCTGAGCTAGTGACACCGGAATGTGGCTATACAGCTATAACAAATACCTTAGAAGACATATGTAACGGAATACATAAAGTAAAACAATGCAAAAAAGAATCTTATACTAATAATTGCCGCCAATATGCCATAAAGAATTTTAACCTTATTGAATGTACCAAAGAGTATATTAAAATATATGAAGCGTTACTTTATAAGAAAACAGCAGGCAGTCTTAAAACAGTCACAAATAGTAAAAAGTCACATATTCTATAG